A genomic window from Paenibacillus sp. FSL K6-0276 includes:
- the aroC gene encoding chorismate synthase, giving the protein MSLRYLTAGETHGPQLTAIIEGLPSNLTLDFEELNFQLQRRQKGYGRGRRMQIEKDTAQIVGGVRHGYTTGAPVALVVENKDWTHWKNIMNIEPVPGSDEEKRRVNRPRPGHADLNGGLKYNHTDLRNVLERSSARETAARVACGAVARQLLAAFGVKVAGQVIRIGEIEAPVNNLPIDELIELTEASSVRVVDKETEQKMESYIDKIKEEGDSIGGIVECIVEGLPIGLGSYVQSDRKLDGAIAGAVMSINAFKGVEIGIGFEAGKLRGSQVHDEIMYEASQGYYRASNRLGGFEGGMTNGMPVVVRGVMKPIPTLYKPLQSVDIDTKEPFSAQVERSDACAVPAACVVLESVVAWEIAKAFLDKFGGDSLEEIKANYENYLSQLESY; this is encoded by the coding sequence ATGAGTTTGCGCTATTTAACAGCGGGGGAAACGCACGGGCCCCAGCTTACGGCCATTATTGAGGGATTGCCAAGTAATTTGACATTGGATTTTGAAGAGCTTAATTTTCAATTGCAGCGCCGTCAAAAAGGGTATGGACGTGGACGCCGCATGCAGATTGAGAAAGATACCGCACAAATTGTAGGCGGAGTACGTCATGGTTATACAACGGGTGCGCCAGTAGCATTGGTAGTAGAGAACAAGGACTGGACCCACTGGAAGAACATTATGAATATTGAGCCTGTTCCAGGTAGCGACGAAGAAAAACGGCGTGTAAATCGGCCGCGTCCTGGTCATGCAGACCTGAATGGCGGATTGAAGTACAATCACACAGATCTTCGTAACGTTCTGGAGCGCTCCAGTGCCCGTGAAACAGCAGCCAGAGTCGCATGTGGTGCTGTAGCGAGACAACTGCTTGCAGCCTTTGGTGTCAAAGTAGCAGGACAGGTTATCCGGATTGGAGAGATCGAAGCTCCAGTAAATAATCTGCCTATAGATGAGTTGATTGAGTTAACTGAAGCATCCTCTGTCAGAGTCGTTGATAAAGAAACAGAACAGAAGATGGAGTCTTACATAGACAAGATCAAGGAAGAGGGCGACTCCATCGGAGGAATCGTTGAATGTATCGTCGAAGGTCTGCCTATTGGTCTTGGTAGCTATGTACAGTCGGATCGGAAGCTGGACGGGGCTATCGCTGGAGCTGTAATGTCGATTAATGCATTCAAGGGCGTTGAAATCGGAATTGGATTTGAAGCTGGTAAGCTTCGTGGATCGCAAGTACATGATGAAATTATGTATGAGGCTTCTCAAGGTTACTACCGTGCAAGTAACCGTTTGGGTGGATTTGAAGGCGGAATGACTAACGGAATGCCTGTAGTAGTTCGCGGTGTCATGAAGCCGATCCCAACCCTGTATAAGCCACTTCAAAGTGTTGATATCGATACGAAAGAACCGTTTTCAGCGCAAGTAGAACGTTCGGACGCTTGTGCGGTCCCAGCGGCATGTGTTGTGCTGGAAAGCGTAGTGGCATGGGAAATCGCTAAAGCTTTTCTTGATAAATTCGGTGGCGATTCACTGGAAGAGATTAAAGCGAATTATGAGAATTACCTATCACAGCTGGAGAGTTACTAA
- a CDS encoding protein-glutamate O-methyltransferase CheR, with translation MSDRNVAALTADPDYIGFIHHVKQSTGIDLAQYKEAQMKRRLTTLRVKNGYHTFSEFFAAMMKDKDLFYEFLDRMTINVSEFWRNPNRWEVLRDVILPDLQQSGRRLKLWSAACSTGEEPYTLAMILSDKNILGQTGILATDIDDGALSKAKEGLYLERSLKDVPKDVAARYFKPEGPLFKVSDSLKKNIDFRKQNLLLDKFDDGFDLIICRNVMIYFTEEAKNKLYHKFSDSLRPGGYLFVGSTEQIFTPAQYGFESTETFFYRKK, from the coding sequence ATGTCTGATCGTAATGTTGCAGCATTAACAGCAGATCCAGATTACATCGGGTTTATTCATCATGTTAAGCAAAGCACCGGAATTGATCTGGCTCAGTATAAAGAAGCGCAGATGAAGCGGCGTTTAACGACTCTTCGTGTGAAGAATGGATATCATACCTTTAGTGAATTTTTTGCCGCAATGATGAAGGACAAGGACTTATTTTATGAATTTTTGGACCGAATGACGATTAATGTCTCCGAGTTCTGGCGGAATCCGAATCGGTGGGAAGTATTGCGAGATGTAATTCTTCCTGACTTACAACAATCTGGCCGTAGATTGAAACTGTGGAGTGCTGCATGTTCCACCGGAGAAGAGCCCTACACGCTGGCTATGATTTTATCCGACAAGAATATATTAGGACAGACAGGTATTCTGGCTACGGACATTGACGATGGTGCACTTTCCAAAGCAAAGGAAGGCCTTTATCTGGAACGTTCTTTAAAGGATGTGCCTAAGGATGTTGCTGCTCGCTATTTTAAACCCGAGGGTCCTTTATTCAAAGTCAGTGACTCGCTTAAGAAAAACATAGATTTCCGCAAACAGAACCTACTGCTGGACAAGTTCGACGATGGCTTTGATCTTATAATTTGTCGCAATGTAATGATCTATTTTACTGAAGAGGCGAAGAATAAGCTCTACCATAAGTTCTCGGATAGTCTACGTCCGGGTGGATATTTGTTTGTGGGCAGCACAGAGCAAATATTTACGCCAGCGCAGTATGGCTTTGAATCGACGGAAACCTTTTTCTATCGTAAAAAATAA
- the ndk gene encoding nucleoside-diphosphate kinase — translation MEKTYLMVKPDGVQRGLIGRIVARFEDKGFKLVAAKLITVSEDQAKRHYAEHAGKDFFSELVSFITSGPVFAMVWEGDDVVALSRTLIGKTKVGEALPGTIRGDFASHTPLNLIHGSDSPESAEREIANFFTPDELNLYNKDIAVWM, via the coding sequence ATGGAAAAGACGTATCTGATGGTCAAACCTGATGGAGTACAACGTGGATTAATTGGACGTATTGTTGCACGCTTTGAAGATAAGGGCTTTAAGTTGGTAGCTGCAAAGCTGATTACAGTAAGTGAAGACCAAGCCAAAAGACATTATGCGGAGCATGCTGGCAAGGACTTTTTTTCAGAGTTGGTCTCGTTCATAACTTCAGGTCCAGTGTTTGCAATGGTATGGGAAGGTGATGATGTTGTAGCATTATCCCGTACGCTCATTGGTAAGACGAAGGTAGGAGAAGCCCTGCCGGGAACGATTCGAGGCGACTTTGCCAGCCATACACCGCTTAATTTAATTCATGGATCAGACTCGCCTGAAAGTGCAGAACGAGAAATTGCTAATTTCTTTACTCCAGATGAACTGAATCTGTATAACAAAGACATCGCAGTCTGGATGTAG